The Gemmatimonadaceae bacterium region CGCCATCCGTTCGTTGACGGAGCGGTTGATTCGATAGAAGAAGAGACACGCGACGACGATGCAGAGACAGATCGCCGGATACACGCTCACGGTCAGCCGAATGCCCATGAGCGCGTGCTCGGTCTGCGTCGCGTTCGCGCGATAGCCATAGCCGGACAGCAGCCAGCCGGCGATCGCGCCGCCGAGGCTCAGACCCGTCTTGAGTGCGAAAAGGATCGTGGCGAAGACGACGCCGGTTGTACGCCGTCCGGTCTTCCACTCGGCGTAGTCGGCGACGTCGGCGAACATCGCCCAGATCAGCGGGATCGTCGGCGCGTACGAGAGCGCGCGAATGAGCTCGAGCCCATAGGTCGCCTCGATCGAGCTCGCCGGGAGCAGGATGAACGCGGCGAGGAAGATCGTCGTGAGCGAGAACCCGACGAGCGCCACGGCACGTTTGCCGAACCGCATCGCCAGGTACGTCGACATCACCACGCCGACGACGGTGACCGCCTGGCTCGCGATGTTGAACAGGCTGAACCCGACCGATGCCACGTTCGAGCGATCCGCGGTCAGGATCAACCCGAGCACGTTCATGACGTAGTGGCCGCCGTCGGGCTGCGCGGCCGTCGCCTGCGGCAAGCCGATCCGCTGGATGAACTCGGCGAGGCGTGCCTGGTCGACGTAGTAGTTGAAGTAGTAGAACATCGTGCCGCCGCGCATCGCCACGAACACGAAGTGCGCGAGCGTGAGCACGAACATCGCCAACCACGGACCGTTGCGGAGCAGATTCTTGAGATCTCGGCGCGCGTCCGATCGCTGCTGCGGCGGCGGCTGGATGCGCTCGCGCGTCGTCGCGAACGTGATGACGAAGCACACGACGCACACCACGGCCCAGAGCGTCATCGTCATGCGCCAGCCGGCCGCGTTGTTGCCGTGGCCGAACTTGGCGACGAGCGGCAATGTGAATCCGCCGACGATCAACTGCGCCAGCATCGCGGCCACGAAGCGGTACGACGACAGCGACGTGCGCTCGTTCGAGTCCCCCGTCATCACGCCGCTCAGCGCCGAATACGGCGTGTTGTTCGCCGAGTAGAGCGTCATGAGCGCGATGTTCGTGAAGGCGACCCAGGCGATCGTCCCCGCCGTGCCGAAACCGGGCACGGTGTACGCGAGCACCATCACGACGGCCCAGGGCACCGCGGTCCACAGCACCCACGGCCGGAATTTTCCCCAGCGGGTGTTCGTGCGATCGGCCAGCACGCCCATCATCGGATCGAAGAACGCGTCCCACAGGCGCCCGACGAGCAGCATCGTGCCGGCGACGCCGGCCGCCACGCCCATCGTGTCGGTGTAGAAGTTCAGCTGGAACAGAATCATCGTCATGAAGACGAAGTTGGCCGCGGCGTCGCCGAGGCTGTATCCAGCTTTCTCGATGAACGGAAGTCGCTCCGTGGTTTGCGGCTTGGCCATGTCGCGAGTGGCTCCGTCTAGGGATGCGGGGCGCGCGCGGCGTCGACGCGGAGCACGACGGTCTCGAGGTCTTCGTCGCGCGACGATGTGCCCACCATGACCCGAAACTCGCCCGGTTCGACGACGCGCCGCATCGCGACGTCGTAGAACGAGAGCGAGCTTGCATCGATCGGGATGGCGACCGTCGTCTGTTCGCCGGGATTCAACCGAACTTTCGCGAACCCTTTGAGCTCCTTCACCGGCCGCGTCACCGAGCTCACGACGTCGCGGACATACATCTGAATGACCTCACCGCCGGCGCGGTCGCCCGTGTTCTTCACGTCGACCCGAACCATCGTCGCGCCTGCGGGTGATATCACGGCGTGGTCGAGACGAACGTTCGTGAGCGCGAAGCTCGTGTAGCTCAGCCCGAAGCCGAACGGATAGAGCGGCGAGACGTCGTCGAACAGATAGCCGCGCCGCGCGGACGGCTTGTGGTTGTAGAACGCCGGGACGTGGCCGGCCGATCGCGCCACGGTGATCGGAAGCTTACCGGCCGGGTTGTTCTCGCCGAACAGCGTCTCGGCGACCGCACGTCCATTTTCCTGGCCAAGATACCAGCACTCCAGAATCGCCGGCACTTTTTCCGTGAGGTGCACGAATGAAA contains the following coding sequences:
- a CDS encoding MFS transporter; the encoded protein is MAKPQTTERLPFIEKAGYSLGDAAANFVFMTMILFQLNFYTDTMGVAAGVAGTMLLVGRLWDAFFDPMMGVLADRTNTRWGKFRPWVLWTAVPWAVVMVLAYTVPGFGTAGTIAWVAFTNIALMTLYSANNTPYSALSGVMTGDSNERTSLSSYRFVAAMLAQLIVGGFTLPLVAKFGHGNNAAGWRMTMTLWAVVCVVCFVITFATTRERIQPPPQQRSDARRDLKNLLRNGPWLAMFVLTLAHFVFVAMRGGTMFYYFNYYVDQARLAEFIQRIGLPQATAAQPDGGHYVMNVLGLILTADRSNVASVGFSLFNIASQAVTVVGVVMSTYLAMRFGKRAVALVGFSLTTIFLAAFILLPASSIEATYGLELIRALSYAPTIPLIWAMFADVADYAEWKTGRRTTGVVFATILFALKTGLSLGGAIAGWLLSGYGYRANATQTEHALMGIRLTVSVYPAICLCIVVACLFFYRINRSVNERMAAELEERRRSYEGGVGVAAPGTLVGKEGSLAILK